Proteins found in one Thermaerobacter subterraneus DSM 13965 genomic segment:
- the cas8c gene encoding type I-C CRISPR-associated protein Cas8c/Csd1 gives MFEELVVLGRHLEEDGVLLPPGFHGDYTQPIKWIVHLWPDRVYLEAAEIYVPRPYDAGRTRGIRAYLLTDEAAYALAVSKEKDGGDDKRAREKHAAFRKLVDAFRAWDGLQDPALREVLEWLCRALDDGLVHQDPRYPQILAKDWVSFVPEEGPLRGRHLFEHPDAKAFWLVELERRTDVGGASKKFRLSGQCAVCGDVRPLVKRIPLGVKLPGLRPIPLHSLNRDAFTSFYGGGGTSKRSHLSVCLRCGDTAARAFNHLSTSDQHHRELVRDGQKREGLGNQIAVFWLKAPAPVPVQVGDRVVDVADLTEVDWGSILMETHASESAPEPMPSQLLELLRVPWKPSDAALRLDDYAFYLAVVSPNVARVALREWIQVSLEEFKEHLRRYLEAVRIVSPFGDPPWPLAIGSLIDGLGTQNPQMVRGLLRTAFTGTRPPAGLLVRGVAVLRNPRVLQDLRETTRLHAVASVLKLSLWYGKEGVERMSALDTTLNSPAYLCGRLLAILEEAQLRAANFNLNRTLVGRFYGAASTAPAATFGGLLRLATTAHLPKTDQELNRLVEEVAASLDKAGGFPRTLSLVEQAEFGLGFYHQRAAFRDQRRKIKDEGGREW, from the coding sequence GTGTTTGAGGAGCTTGTTGTGTTGGGGCGGCATCTGGAGGAAGATGGCGTCCTCCTGCCGCCGGGGTTTCATGGAGACTACACCCAGCCGATCAAATGGATTGTCCATCTCTGGCCGGACCGCGTGTATCTGGAAGCGGCCGAAATATACGTACCACGGCCGTACGACGCGGGCCGTACGAGAGGAATCCGGGCGTACTTGCTGACAGACGAGGCGGCGTATGCGTTGGCTGTGAGTAAAGAGAAGGACGGCGGTGACGACAAGCGCGCCCGGGAAAAACATGCCGCCTTCCGCAAGTTGGTGGACGCGTTCCGCGCCTGGGACGGCCTGCAGGACCCGGCGTTGCGGGAAGTTTTGGAATGGCTATGCCGGGCGTTGGATGATGGCCTCGTTCACCAGGATCCGCGTTACCCACAGATCCTAGCAAAGGACTGGGTTTCGTTCGTACCCGAGGAGGGTCCGTTAAGAGGGCGTCACCTGTTTGAACATCCCGACGCCAAAGCCTTTTGGCTCGTGGAGCTCGAGCGGCGCACCGATGTGGGAGGGGCGAGCAAAAAGTTCCGCCTATCCGGTCAGTGCGCGGTCTGCGGTGACGTACGGCCTCTAGTGAAGCGGATCCCTCTGGGAGTCAAGCTGCCCGGGCTAAGGCCGATACCCCTGCACTCGCTCAACAGGGACGCCTTTACTTCGTTCTACGGCGGTGGCGGTACATCCAAGCGGTCGCACTTGAGCGTGTGCCTCCGATGTGGCGATACCGCCGCGCGCGCTTTCAACCATCTCAGCACTTCGGACCAGCATCACCGGGAGCTGGTACGTGACGGCCAGAAACGCGAAGGTTTGGGCAACCAGATAGCCGTTTTCTGGTTGAAGGCGCCAGCACCGGTGCCGGTGCAGGTAGGCGACCGGGTAGTGGATGTAGCTGATCTGACAGAGGTCGACTGGGGTTCCATACTGATGGAGACCCACGCCTCGGAGTCGGCGCCGGAGCCGATGCCATCCCAGCTACTGGAATTGCTCAGAGTGCCGTGGAAGCCCTCAGACGCTGCGCTCCGGCTCGATGACTATGCGTTTTACCTCGCTGTTGTGTCGCCTAACGTGGCGCGCGTCGCTCTCCGCGAATGGATCCAGGTTTCGCTGGAGGAGTTCAAGGAACACCTGCGCCGCTATCTGGAGGCTGTTCGCATTGTCTCACCCTTCGGTGATCCACCATGGCCCCTGGCCATCGGCAGCCTGATCGACGGGTTGGGGACGCAGAACCCGCAAATGGTACGCGGTCTGCTGCGCACCGCTTTCACCGGCACCCGGCCTCCCGCGGGCCTGTTGGTTCGAGGCGTTGCGGTCCTGCGCAATCCTCGCGTCCTGCAGGACCTGCGGGAGACCACACGCCTGCACGCGGTGGCGAGCGTCCTTAAACTCAGCCTGTGGTATGGAAAGGAGGGCGTAGAACGGATGAGCGCACTTGATACCACCTTGAACAGCCCGGCCTACTTGTGCGGGCGGCTCCTGGCCATCCTTGAGGAGGCTCAGCTCCGGGCTGCCAATTTCAACTTGAACCGTACGCTGGTGGGCCGGTTCTACGGGGCGGCCTCGACGGCCCCGGCGGCAACATTCGGTGGATTACTTAGGCTGGCGACCACCGCCCATCTGCCGAAGACCGATCAGGAGTTAAACCGGCTTGTGGAAGAGGTGGCGGCCAGCCTCGACAAGGCGGGGGGTTTCCCCCGGACGCTGAGCCTAGTCGAACAGGCGGAGTTCGGTCTGGGGTTCTACCACCAGCGCGCCGCATTTCGGGACCAGCGCCGCAAAATCAAGGATGAAGGAGGCAGGGAGTGGTGA
- the cas7c gene encoding type I-C CRISPR-associated protein Cas7/Csd2, translated as MVYTDPARRHEFVLLFDVRDGNPNGDPDAGNMPRIDPETMYGLVTDVALKRKVRDYVSGVLNIPIFIQSRTTLNTLIREAFESVGYVPPGIDLDPEELDDQDLVEWLQEKGDVGFSVDGKRLLYSGESRNRRDIQRELTDGLPEEHQQLRQKLTRIARRLGDVLNKGAGQVSAREKQEDARKELCRKYYDIRIFGAVLSTGLNAGQVRGPVQFTFARTVDPIQPLDLTITRQARTNTVRMGKKGNAEMGRKPVVPYGLYRAHGYFNPYLAKETGVTTQDLETLWDALQNLFEFDRSAARGEMHVRGLIVFTHDNPKGNAPAHKLFDLVTVRRRDGVSVPRGYHDYAVVIHRDDLPPGVTLSVLVEP; from the coding sequence ATGGTATACACGGACCCTGCGAGGCGGCACGAGTTTGTACTTCTGTTCGACGTCAGGGATGGCAACCCCAATGGTGACCCCGATGCGGGCAACATGCCCCGGATCGACCCTGAAACCATGTATGGGCTGGTGACCGATGTCGCTCTCAAGCGCAAGGTGCGGGATTACGTGTCCGGGGTCCTGAACATTCCTATCTTCATCCAGAGCCGCACAACTCTCAACACCCTTATTCGGGAAGCGTTCGAGAGCGTGGGTTACGTCCCGCCTGGGATAGACCTCGACCCTGAAGAACTGGATGATCAGGACCTAGTGGAGTGGCTCCAAGAGAAAGGAGATGTGGGCTTCTCTGTGGACGGAAAACGCCTCCTTTACTCGGGGGAGTCAAGGAACCGGCGGGACATCCAGCGGGAACTGACCGACGGCCTGCCGGAAGAGCACCAGCAGCTCCGCCAAAAACTGACCAGGATCGCCCGCCGGCTAGGTGACGTGCTCAACAAGGGTGCTGGCCAGGTCAGTGCCAGAGAAAAGCAGGAGGACGCGCGCAAGGAACTATGCCGCAAGTATTACGACATCCGCATATTCGGTGCAGTCCTCTCGACGGGACTCAACGCCGGGCAGGTTCGGGGACCAGTACAATTTACCTTCGCCCGTACTGTGGATCCTATTCAACCCCTGGACCTCACGATCACACGGCAGGCCCGCACAAACACCGTGCGCATGGGCAAGAAGGGCAATGCTGAGATGGGCAGAAAGCCGGTGGTGCCGTATGGCCTCTACCGCGCGCACGGCTACTTTAACCCGTACCTCGCCAAGGAAACGGGGGTCACCACCCAGGACCTCGAGACGTTGTGGGACGCGCTGCAGAACCTGTTCGAGTTCGACCGCTCGGCGGCCCGTGGGGAGATGCATGTCCGCGGCCTGATCGTCTTCACCCATGACAACCCCAAGGGAAATGCTCCGGCACACAAGCTATTTGACCTTGTGACGGTCAGGCGGCGTGACGGGGTGTCGGTGCCCCGAGGGTACCACGATTATGCGGTGGTCATCCACCGCGACGATCTGCCCCCGGGGGTCACCCTGAGCGTGTTGGTGGAGCCGTAG
- the cas4 gene encoding CRISPR-associated protein Cas4, with protein MPISALQHYVYCPRQCALIHVERAWGENVFTLRGRRVHERADTPGTMVREGVRVERALPIWSERLGLIGQADVVEFLPDGTPFPVEYKSGPRLARRADEVQLCAQAICLEAMFGRPVPRGALYYHGGRRRREIAFTPSLREEVERVTQEVRRLLQQQQLPAPVADRRCCHCSLLDTCLPFAIRRCIAGDSGSEST; from the coding sequence GTGCCTATCAGCGCCCTACAGCACTACGTGTACTGCCCCCGGCAGTGTGCCCTGATCCACGTCGAGCGCGCCTGGGGGGAGAATGTCTTCACACTGCGTGGTCGGCGTGTGCACGAGCGTGCCGATACACCCGGGACGATGGTTCGCGAGGGAGTGCGGGTGGAGCGGGCCTTGCCGATCTGGTCGGAGAGGCTTGGCCTGATCGGGCAGGCTGACGTGGTCGAGTTTCTCCCCGACGGTACGCCGTTTCCGGTTGAATACAAATCGGGTCCCCGATTGGCTCGCCGGGCCGACGAGGTGCAACTTTGCGCTCAAGCCATCTGCTTGGAGGCGATGTTTGGACGACCCGTACCCCGTGGCGCCCTCTACTACCATGGCGGCAGGAGACGAAGGGAAATTGCGTTCACCCCTTCCCTGCGGGAGGAGGTCGAGCGGGTGACTCAGGAGGTTCGCCGACTGTTGCAGCAGCAGCAACTGCCGGCACCGGTGGCAGACCGCCGCTGCTGCCACTGCTCACTCTTGGATACGTGCCTTCCATTTGCTATACGTCGCTGTATCGCCGGGGATTCTGGGAGCGAGTCCACGTGA
- the cas1c gene encoding type I-C CRISPR-associated endonuclease Cas1c, giving the protein MTHVILNTLYVQTQGAYIHLYQDTVRVEVEEEVRLQVPLHHLGGVVVFGNVLVSPYLIQRFAEDGRFIVWFSASGRFVGRLHGPTSGNVLLRRAQHEVLSDRARTLHLARYIVSGKLRNSRQVLLRGLRDLPGSVPAIEEAADNLQVLVNEVQQASSLDGVRGIEGRGANLYFTALGHLIRGEFVWTGRTRRPPRDPINALLSFAYALLVSDCVAACEGAGLDPQVGYLHALRPGRPSLALDLAEEFRSVLADRLVVSLINRRQVQPGDFDVRPGGAVVLKDDARRVFLDAYQRRKQEEVTHPLLEQRIPIGLVPYVQARLLARFLRGDTPKYVPYSIR; this is encoded by the coding sequence GTGACCCACGTGATCCTCAACACGCTCTACGTCCAAACCCAAGGTGCCTACATCCACCTTTATCAGGATACGGTCCGGGTAGAGGTCGAAGAAGAGGTCAGGCTGCAGGTGCCCTTGCACCATCTTGGGGGCGTGGTGGTGTTTGGCAATGTCTTGGTGAGTCCTTATCTCATTCAAAGATTTGCGGAAGATGGCCGGTTTATCGTGTGGTTTTCGGCATCGGGACGCTTCGTCGGTCGCCTTCACGGCCCAACGTCGGGCAACGTGCTATTGCGCCGCGCGCAGCACGAGGTGTTGAGTGATCGTGCTCGTACCTTGCATCTTGCTCGGTATATCGTTTCAGGAAAACTCAGGAATTCACGTCAGGTCCTGCTTCGGGGGCTGCGTGACCTTCCGGGCTCTGTACCAGCGATCGAGGAGGCGGCGGACAATCTGCAAGTCCTTGTTAACGAAGTCCAACAGGCATCGTCACTGGACGGGGTGCGCGGTATCGAGGGGCGTGGCGCGAATCTCTACTTCACCGCACTCGGACACCTGATTCGCGGCGAGTTCGTCTGGACGGGGCGCACCCGGCGTCCACCCCGGGATCCGATCAATGCGTTGCTCTCCTTTGCCTACGCGTTGCTCGTCAGCGACTGCGTCGCGGCCTGCGAGGGTGCGGGATTGGATCCCCAGGTTGGCTATCTGCATGCCCTCCGGCCGGGTCGTCCGTCGCTCGCACTTGATCTTGCGGAAGAGTTCCGAAGTGTGCTCGCCGACCGCCTGGTTGTTTCTCTGATCAACCGTCGCCAGGTTCAGCCGGGGGACTTCGACGTTCGGCCGGGTGGTGCTGTCGTCCTCAAGGATGACGCCAGGCGAGTATTCTTGGATGCGTATCAGCGGCGCAAACAGGAGGAAGTCACCCATCCACTTCTAGAACAGCGCATACCCATCGGGCTCGTCCCCTATGTCCAGGCACGCTTGCTGGCGCGGTTCCTGCGCGGCGACACCCCGAAGTACGTTCCGTACAGCATTCGGTAA
- the cas2 gene encoding CRISPR-associated endonuclease Cas2 — MDILVPYDVNTETKEGQRRLRRVARVCTGFGQRVQKSLFECRVTQAQLEELEARLVKIIDGKKDSLRIYILPGGRNRLVRVHGIDRYIDFEDPLIV, encoded by the coding sequence GTGGACATACTGGTCCCATATGACGTGAACACGGAAACGAAAGAGGGACAACGGCGGTTGCGACGTGTGGCCCGCGTTTGTACCGGCTTTGGGCAAAGGGTGCAGAAATCCCTCTTTGAATGTCGCGTAACACAGGCCCAGTTGGAAGAACTCGAGGCAAGGCTGGTGAAGATCATCGACGGGAAGAAGGACAGCCTGCGCATTTACATTCTACCGGGGGGTCGGAACCGCCTTGTAAGGGTTCATGGAATCGACCGCTACATCGATTTCGAGGATCCGCTCATTGTATAA
- a CDS encoding IS110 family transposase — MDVVHERCAGLDVHKQTVTGCVITPEVRETRTFGTMTAPLLELVAWLQHHGVTHVAMESTGVYWKPVYNLLEGSGIEVLVVNAQHIKQVPGRKTDVKDAAWIAELLRHGLLRGSFIPDRNQRELRELVRYRRSLIQEQAREANRIQKVLEGANIKLGDVTSVVLGVSGRQMLKAIIAGETDPEKLADLARGRLRSKRESLVQALTGLIGPHQRRLLAAQLANVEFLDEQIAALDREIAERMRPYEAILERMDELDGLARRTSEEILAEIGVDMSRFPTHRHLASWAKICPGNNQSAGKRRSGNTGQGNAYLRAALVRAAQAAARTRDTYLAAQFRRLAARRGKNRAKVAVAHSILVIIYHMIKHGTRYNDLGAAHFERLNEQATVRRTVARLEALGYKVTLEKPMSAA, encoded by the coding sequence GTGGACGTGGTGCACGAGCGGTGCGCGGGGCTGGACGTGCATAAGCAGACGGTGACCGGTTGTGTGATCACCCCGGAGGTCCGTGAGACGCGGACCTTCGGCACGATGACGGCGCCGTTGTTGGAGTTGGTCGCTTGGCTGCAACACCACGGCGTGACGCACGTGGCCATGGAGAGCACGGGGGTGTACTGGAAGCCGGTCTACAACCTGCTCGAGGGCTCCGGGATCGAGGTCCTGGTGGTCAATGCGCAACACATCAAGCAGGTACCGGGTCGCAAGACGGATGTCAAGGATGCCGCGTGGATCGCGGAGTTGCTCCGGCATGGGCTGCTGCGGGGCAGCTTCATCCCGGATCGCAACCAGCGGGAGCTGCGGGAACTGGTGCGCTACCGCCGGAGCTTGATCCAGGAGCAAGCCCGGGAAGCGAACCGGATCCAAAAGGTGCTGGAAGGTGCCAACATCAAACTCGGGGATGTGACCAGCGTGGTCCTGGGTGTCTCCGGCCGGCAGATGTTAAAGGCCATCATTGCCGGAGAGACGGATCCGGAGAAGCTGGCGGATTTGGCCCGGGGTCGTTTGCGGAGCAAGCGGGAGAGCTTGGTCCAAGCGCTGACGGGTTTGATCGGCCCGCACCAACGGCGGTTGCTGGCTGCACAGCTGGCCAACGTCGAGTTCCTGGATGAGCAGATTGCCGCTTTGGATCGCGAGATCGCTGAGCGCATGCGCCCTTATGAAGCCATCCTGGAGCGGATGGACGAGCTGGATGGCCTGGCCCGGCGCACAAGCGAGGAGATCCTGGCGGAGATCGGCGTCGACATGAGCCGCTTCCCGACGCATCGTCACCTGGCCTCGTGGGCCAAGATCTGTCCGGGCAACAACCAGAGTGCCGGAAAGCGCCGGAGTGGGAACACGGGGCAAGGGAACGCCTATCTACGGGCGGCCCTGGTCCGCGCGGCTCAGGCTGCGGCGCGGACACGCGACACCTACTTGGCGGCCCAATTCCGCCGCCTCGCTGCGCGGCGGGGCAAGAACCGTGCCAAAGTGGCCGTCGCCCATAGCATCTTGGTGATCATCTACCACATGATCAAGCACGGCACACGCTATAACGATCTTGGGGCGGCGCATTTCGAACGGCTCAACGAGCAGGCCACCGTCCGGCGGACCGTGGCACGTCTTGAGGCGCTGGGTTACAAGGTCACACTTGAGAAGCCCATGTCCGCCGCCTAA
- a CDS encoding IS3 family transposase has product MFRFIEQEKAHHPVATLCRVLGVSTSGYYAWRQRGASRRSQEDADLSQQIRAIHAASRGTYGAPRVHAELRMVHGVRCGRKRIARLMRAMGLAGVHRRRARGITRRDPRRPVDPDRLHRQFVPDAPNRVWVADLTQHRTEEGWLYLATVVDGFSRAVVGWAMGDRPVAELVVDAVTMAVRRRRPGPGLIHHSDHGAQYTSLAFTRRLEALGIAGSMGSVGDALDNAVAESFYATLQTELLDRQTWASRDQLRMAIFEYVEGFYNRRRRHSALGYLSPDEYEERWKQERKVQPQEGIVA; this is encoded by the coding sequence GTGTTTCGGTTCATCGAGCAGGAGAAGGCCCACCACCCGGTCGCCACGCTGTGCCGTGTCCTGGGCGTCTCGACCAGCGGCTACTACGCATGGCGGCAACGTGGTGCCTCCAGACGGTCCCAGGAGGACGCGGATTTGAGTCAGCAGATCCGAGCCATTCATGCCGCCAGCCGGGGCACCTACGGGGCTCCGCGCGTTCACGCCGAACTGCGGATGGTTCATGGCGTCCGTTGCGGGCGGAAGCGCATCGCCCGGCTGATGCGGGCCATGGGGCTGGCTGGCGTGCACCGGCGCCGAGCCCGGGGGATCACACGCCGGGATCCCCGGCGCCCGGTCGACCCCGATCGGCTGCATCGCCAATTTGTGCCCGATGCCCCCAACCGGGTGTGGGTGGCGGACCTCACGCAGCACCGCACCGAAGAGGGATGGTTATACCTCGCCACAGTGGTGGACGGCTTCTCCCGCGCCGTGGTGGGCTGGGCCATGGGCGACCGGCCCGTGGCGGAACTGGTGGTCGACGCCGTCACCATGGCGGTGCGGCGTCGCCGGCCGGGGCCCGGCCTGATCCACCACTCCGACCACGGAGCACAGTACACCTCGCTGGCGTTCACCCGTCGCTTGGAGGCCCTCGGCATCGCCGGATCGATGGGTTCGGTGGGCGATGCACTGGACAACGCCGTGGCGGAGAGTTTCTACGCGACGCTGCAGACAGAACTCCTCGACCGGCAAACCTGGGCGAGCCGGGATCAGCTGCGCATGGCGATCTTCGAGTACGTCGAAGGGTTCTATAACCGGCGGCGCCGTCACTCGGCACTTGGCTACCTCTCGCCCGACGAATACGAGGAGCGTTGGAAGCAGGAGCGAAAGGTTCAGCCCCAGGAAGGGATTGTGGCATAA
- a CDS encoding vWA domain-containing protein produces the protein MEAPAKTLRDHVIHLVRRLRAAGVPTSPADAVNVLAALEHVDLEDPAEVRAALRVILARRPEHLAVLERALDAFFWGEPVNRRVPEWLARRRPGQAGPVADSGPSGYPGDPAGGPWGAGDGEPPTGAPPSVADLAGAANANAASAGAAAASVDAASADAAAASSAGAPAATAASPSEAMAAAGPGSIPGLGSPYGPAGFPVHDPSLAGVDPGVPDITALPGQPGDRHESYGTNLVVDPAELADYLIMVLLSPAGTVSLGGPDGAPGARGDATGPGPDTPGGGWGSGAQGAGSPNPDDPHTAGHDPSKGPGQGGAGGHDSTAAGAGGEAPGGQGPSGQGPGGEGPGGQGGNPGSEDAPASSLAWRARAGGSPGGYSPLAVLTRRDVHLLDDASRRLVMAAARELGRWLATRPSRRFVRARKGPIDGRRALREAARKAGDLFRWPRRRRRPGQLRLVAVLDVSGSMDVYSQLFLHFLHGLQQQGGRVETFALGTRLTRLTSVLRTPRPEIAMARAAVVTVDWSGGTRLGEGLWVLAQRYAYLLDADTVLLVISDGLDRGNLDLLDRALRWCRRRVRAVVWMNPLAGDPRYEPLARGMQVALPHIDVLAPAHSLQSLVELALWLRRHPSTFRQLHRRNRPGARRYLSRTGAGTGPGSGRGFGRGVRHR, from the coding sequence TTGGAGGCGCCGGCCAAGACCTTGCGGGACCACGTGATCCACCTGGTGCGTCGCTTGCGGGCCGCGGGAGTTCCCACAAGTCCGGCCGACGCGGTCAACGTCCTCGCTGCGCTCGAGCACGTGGACCTTGAGGATCCGGCGGAAGTGCGAGCGGCCTTGCGGGTGATCCTGGCCCGCCGGCCCGAGCACCTGGCTGTCTTGGAGCGGGCGCTGGATGCCTTCTTCTGGGGTGAACCGGTGAACCGGCGGGTTCCCGAATGGCTGGCCCGCCGGCGCCCGGGCCAGGCAGGCCCGGTGGCGGATTCAGGCCCTTCAGGGTATCCGGGCGATCCCGCTGGTGGTCCCTGGGGGGCGGGTGATGGTGAGCCGCCGACCGGAGCTCCGCCGTCAGTTGCGGACTTGGCCGGCGCCGCCAACGCCAACGCGGCCTCGGCCGGCGCTGCTGCCGCCAGCGTCGATGCCGCCAGCGCAGATGCCGCTGCCGCATCCTCCGCAGGTGCACCCGCCGCCACCGCAGCCTCGCCCAGCGAGGCAATGGCCGCCGCCGGCCCCGGCTCCATCCCCGGCCTGGGTTCCCCGTACGGGCCGGCAGGTTTCCCCGTGCATGACCCCAGCCTGGCCGGGGTGGACCCCGGAGTGCCGGACATCACCGCCCTTCCCGGCCAGCCCGGCGATCGACACGAATCCTACGGCACGAACCTCGTGGTCGATCCGGCCGAGCTGGCGGATTACCTCATCATGGTCCTGCTCTCGCCGGCGGGCACCGTGTCCCTGGGGGGGCCGGACGGTGCCCCGGGTGCCCGCGGTGACGCCACCGGTCCCGGCCCCGATACCCCCGGCGGCGGCTGGGGTTCGGGAGCTCAAGGCGCAGGCAGCCCGAATCCGGATGACCCGCACACCGCAGGTCATGACCCCAGCAAGGGCCCGGGCCAGGGGGGTGCGGGCGGGCACGATTCCACGGCTGCGGGGGCAGGAGGCGAGGCGCCGGGCGGCCAGGGGCCGAGCGGCCAAGGACCGGGTGGCGAGGGACCGGGTGGGCAGGGAGGCAACCCTGGGTCCGAGGATGCGCCAGCCAGCAGCCTCGCCTGGCGGGCACGGGCAGGAGGAAGCCCCGGCGGCTACAGCCCCTTGGCGGTCCTCACTCGCCGCGACGTCCATTTGCTGGACGACGCCAGCCGCCGCCTGGTCATGGCCGCGGCCCGCGAGCTGGGGCGCTGGCTGGCCACGCGCCCGTCTCGCCGGTTCGTCCGGGCACGGAAGGGCCCCATCGATGGCCGCCGTGCCCTCAGGGAGGCGGCCCGCAAGGCGGGCGACCTGTTCCGCTGGCCCCGCCGGCGCCGGCGTCCCGGCCAGCTGCGCCTCGTCGCCGTCCTGGACGTGTCCGGGTCGATGGACGTCTACAGCCAGCTCTTCCTGCACTTCCTTCACGGCCTGCAGCAGCAGGGCGGGCGGGTTGAAACCTTCGCCCTCGGAACGCGGCTGACCCGGCTGACGTCTGTCCTGCGCACCCCGCGGCCGGAGATCGCCATGGCCCGGGCCGCTGTGGTGACCGTGGACTGGTCCGGCGGAACCCGGCTCGGCGAGGGACTCTGGGTCCTGGCGCAGCGGTACGCATATTTGCTCGACGCCGACACCGTGCTGCTGGTCATCAGCGACGGGCTCGACCGGGGCAACCTGGACCTGCTGGACCGGGCCTTGCGCTGGTGCCGCCGCCGGGTGCGGGCTGTGGTCTGGATGAACCCCCTGGCGGGAGATCCTCGCTACGAACCGCTGGCCCGGGGCATGCAGGTGGCCCTTCCCCACATCGATGTCCTGGCGCCGGCCCACAGCCTGCAAAGCCTGGTTGAACTGGCCTTGTGGTTGCGGCGGCATCCTTCGACCTTCCGCCAGCTTCACCGGAGGAACCGGCCCGGCGCCCGCCGGTATCTGTCCCGGACGGGCGCCGGTACCGGCCCCGGCTCCGGCCGGGGGTTCGGCCGGGGTGTCCGTCACCGGTGA